A region of Pseudopipra pipra isolate bDixPip1 chromosome 10, bDixPip1.hap1, whole genome shotgun sequence DNA encodes the following proteins:
- the GPR160 gene encoding probable G-protein coupled receptor 160 has product MAARLCENGSGQYHCTHGNQTLETSCVLLLIMLGKVFLDFFMLQVKPKNVKASFMGYFCISVALLDLTLLLIFCFIFCFEDFALWGMRFTRYHICLFTQITSLTCGILHYPVYLVAALDYYTTVSQTSQFSKRGQKLLYVFAVVVIWISGFFCILKVPAVYEELEIQKSVSPYQCPVSASLQSYSVSCAMVLLLGTALLARWKEVVTTLLSARLVSISSQPALMFSYTSNTTTCFKWQLLSRLLICFLGTWAPLVVLQVLVVFLGARIPAYVDMNVPWLYFINSFLLAAVYWCRCHEVELAEGTWSSDPFVSWKFCFVPFDNENTEPADEPGVVIVIC; this is encoded by the coding sequence ATGGCTGCCAGACTCTGTGAAAATGGTTCTGGTCAGTACCACTGCACCCACGGCAACCAAACTCTTGAAACCAGCTGCGTGTTGCTCCTGATCATGCTCGGAAAAGTCTTCCTTGATTTCTTCATGTTGCAAGTTAAGCCAAAAAACGTGAAAGCCAGTTTTATGGGATACTTTTGCATTTCAGTGGCACTTCTCGATCTCACGCTGCTGCTGatcttctgtttcattttctgtttcgAGGACTTTGCGCTCTGGGGGATGCGGTTCACCAGGTACCACATCTGCCTCTTCACCCAGATCACCTCTCTCACCTGTGGGATTCTGCACTACCCCGTGTACCTCGTGGCTGCTCTGGACTATTACACCACTGTCTCCCAGACATCCCAGTTCTCTAAAAGAGGCCAGAAATTACTGTACGTGTTCGCTGTGGTGGTTATATGGATTTCAGGGTTTTTCTGTATTCTGAAAGTTCCCGCTGTCTATGAAGAGCTGGAAATTCAGAAGAGTGTCTCTCCTTACCAGTGCCCTGTCTCTGCCAGCCTGCAGAGCTACTCAGTCTCGTGTGCCAtggtgctgctcctgggcactGCTCTCCTGGCTCGCTGGAAGGAGGTGGTGACCACCCTGCTGTCTGCCAGGCTCGTCTCCATCTCCAGTCAGCCTGCTTTGATGTTCTCCTACACGTCCAACACCACCACCTGCTTTAAGTGGCAGCTCCTGAGCAGACTCCTCATCTGCTTTCTTGGCACTTGGGCACCTTTAGTTGTTCTCCAGGTCCTGGTTGTGTTCCTGGGAGCGCGGATTCCGGCCTATGTGGACATGAACGTGCCCTGGCTGTACTTCATCAACAGCTTCCTCCTGGCAGCCGTGTACTGGTGCCGGTGCCACGAGGTCGAGCTGGCAGAGGGGACGTGGAGCTCAGACCCGTTTGTCAGCTGGAAATTCTGCTTTGTGCCGTTTGACAATGAAAACACAGAGCCAGCTGATGAGCCGGGTGTGGTGATTGTCATCTGTTAA